DNA from Streptomyces sp. NBC_01260:
GCCGGTACGACGCGCCCTGCCTCAGTCCGCGATCGGCAGATAGACCCGGTTGCCCGCGGCCGCGAACTCCCTGGACTTCTCCGCCATGCCCGCCTCGATCTCCGACTGCGAACCGCCGTGCTCACGCCGGATGTCGTGCGAGATCTTCATCGAGCAGAACTTCGGACCGCACATCGAGCAGAAGTGCGCCGTCTTCGCCGGCTCGGCCGGCAGCGTCTCGTCGTGGAACTCCCGTGCCGTGTCCGGGTCGAGCGCCAGATTGAACTGGTCCTCCCAGCGGAACTCGAACCGGGCGTCCGACAGCGCGTCGTCCCACTCCTGCGCCCCCGGGTGCCCCTTGGCGAGGTCCGCGGCATGGGCCGCGATCCGGTAGGTGATGACCCCGGTCTTCACATCGTCCCGGTTGGGCAGCCCGAGGTGCTCCTTGGGCGTCACGTAACAGAGCATCGCCGTCCCCCACCAGGCGATCATCGCGGCGCCGATACCCGAGGTGATGTGGTCGTACGCCGGAGCGACGTCGGTGGTCAGCGGGCCGAGCGTGTAGAACGGCGCCTCCTCGCAGATCTCCTGCTGGAGGTCGATGTTCTCCTTGATCTTGTGCATCGGGACGTGTCCCGGTCCCTCGATCATGGTCTGGACGCCGAACCGCTTCGCGACCGTGTTCAGTTCGCCGAGCGTGCGCAGTTCGGCGAACTGCGCCTCGTCGTTGGCGTCCGCGATCGATCCGGGGCGCAGCCCGTCGCCCAGCGAGTACGTCACGTCGTACGAGGCGAGAATCTCACAGAGCTCCTCGAAGTGCTCGTACAGGAACGACTCCTTGTGGTGCGCGAGGCACCACGCGGCCATGATCGAGCCGCCCCGGGAGACGATGCCGGTCTTGCGGCGGGCCGTCAGCGGCACGTACGGCAGGCGTACGCCGGCGTGGACCGTCATGTAGTCGACGCCCTGCTCAGCCTGTTCGATGACGGTGTCCTTGTAGATCTCCCAGGTCAGCTCCTCCGCCCTGCCGTCGACCTTTTCGAGGGCCTGGTAGAGGGGGACGGTGCCGATCGGCACCGGGGAGTTGCGCAGAACCCACTCACGGGTGGTGTGAATGTTGCGGCCGGTGGAAAGGTCCATGACCGTGTCGGCGCCCCACTTGGTCGCCCAGGTCATCTTGTCCACCTCCTCCTCGATGGAGGACGTCACCGCGGAGTTGCCGATGTTGGCGTTCACCTTCACCAGGAACCGCTTGCCGATGATCATCGGCTCGATCTCCGGGTGGTTGACGTTGGCCGGCAGCACGGCCCGGCCCGCGGCGATCTCCTCGCGCACCACCTCGGGCGCGACGTTCTCCCGGATCGCCACGTACTCCATCTCCGGGGTGATCTCGCCCCGGCGGGCGTACCCGAGCTGGGTCACCGGGCGCCCGTCCCGGCTGCGCCGCGGCTGGCGCGGACGGCCGGGGAAGACCGCGTCCAGATTGCGCAGTCCCCCGCGCGGTGAGGTGTGCTTGAGCCCGTCGTCCTCGGGCCGCGCGGCCCGGCCGGCGTACTCCTCGGTGTCGCCCCGGGCGATGATCCAGTTCTCCCGCAGAGGTGCGAGTCCGCGGCGGACATCGGTGTCGATGGCGGGATCGGTGTACGGCCCCGACGTGTCGTACAGCGTCACGTCCTTGCCGTTGGTGAGGTGCACCTGCCGGACCGGCACCCGGAGGTCCGGGCGCGAGCCCTGGACGTACCCCTTGTGCCAGCCGATGGACTTCCCGGCCTCGTCGCTCTGATTGGAGGCAGGCGTGCGTGCGTCCGCTGTGGTCATGAGACCTACTCCCTACGCCGGCATTACCCGGTAACAGGTTCGGCGGTCGGCGCAGCTTGTCCCGTACGGACGTACGGAGATCAGCGCCCTCTCAGCCCGGTGCTCCGAGCTCCCGCGTGTGCAAAGGTGCCGCCACGCTAACGCCCCCGCGGGTGTGCTGGCCAGAGGGCCCTGCTCTTCTTGCGATGATCGGCCGGTGACGTCCCCCCATATCGTTCCCGAGCAGGCGAGCCATCAGCACACCCACTCGCACGGCCCGGCCGCGCCCGTTTCCACGCACCTGCGCAAGGTGATCGCCGCCGTGCTGATCCCGTTCGCGGCCGCGGTCGTCGTCGGTCTCGTGGTGCTCTGGCCCGGTGGTGCGCCGGCGCACGAGCGCACCGGTGTCGGTTTCGACCGGCAGACTCAGCAGGCGAAGGTGGTGAACATCGACAAGGTCGACTGCAAGGACCTGAACGCGGCCCAGATGCCCACCAGCGGCGAGACCACGCCGCCGACGGGGGACCCGGCCACCGGTGGCGACGGGGCCCGACTCTGCGAGAAGGCCACGGTCGAGGTCACGAGTGGCAAGGACGAGGGGCGCACGTTCATCGAGGTGGTCCAGCCCGACGCACCACGGCAACTGCGCCAGGGGCAGGCAGTGGTGGTCTCGTACGCCCCCGACGCGCCCCATGACCTCCAGTACTCCGTGACGGATGTGAACCGGAAGTTCCCGATGACACTGCTGGCCGGGATCTTCGCCGTGGCGGTGGTCGTCGTGGGCAGGCTGCGCGGGGTCATGGCGCTGGTGGCGCTCGCCCTGTCGTTCGCCGTGCTGACCCTGTTCATCCTCCCGGCCATCCTGCAGGGCTCGAATCCGCTGCTCGTGGCGGTCGTCGGGGCCGGCGCCATCATGTTGATCGCCCTCTACATCTGCCACGGGCTGACCGCCCGCACCTCGGTCGCCGTCATCGGCACCCTGATCTCACTGCTGCTGATCGGGCTGCTCGGCTCGCTCTTCATCGGCTGGGCGAGTCTGAGCGGGAACACCGACGACAGCACCGGCCTCATCCACGGCCTGTATCCGCACATCGACATGAGCGGTCTGCTCCTGGCCGGCGTCATCATCGGTTCGCTGGGCGTGCTCGACGATGTGACGGTCACCCAGACGTCGGCGGTCTGGGAACTGCACCAGGCGGACCCGACGATGAATACCAAGCAGCTCTACCGGGCAGGGATCAGGATCGGACGGGACCACATCGCCTCGGTGGTCAACACCCTGGTGCTCGCCTATGCGGGCGCCGCGCTTCCGCTGCTGCTGCTGTTCTCCATCGCCCAGAGCAGCATGGGGACGGTAGCCAACAGCGAGCTGGTGGCGGAGGAGATCGTGCGAACACTGGTCGGCTCGATCGGGCTGGTCGCCTCGGTGCCGGTGACCACCGCGCTCGCGGCACTGGTCGTCTCCGCGGACCGTACGGGGCTCGGCGCGGAAGCCTGGGCTTCGGCACCCGTACGGACTGGCAGAGGACGCCGCCGACGGGCGAGGTCCTGAACGGTTGGGCACAGAGAGTGATTCACCCGTTCGGCAGGTGTGGTGTTCGACCGGCACCCGGGGCCTGAGGCACGGTTCCCGTCAGCCGGCGTTCTGCTCCTCGGCCAGAATTCGCCCCAATGCCTCTTCCAGATTGCCCTCGAAGTCACCCAGCGTGCACTCCTGCCCGAGTGGGACGAGCTTGTCCGTCCGGTCGAGAAACGCCACAAGTGGTGCCGTACCTGCCCTGAAGAGAGCGCGGTCCGCCCCCACCTGGAGCCGGATGTGGACGTCGCACAGCCCTTCGGGCTCAGTCGGCCCGATGTGTACGTCGCCGTCGCCACTGGGGCTGTTGAGGCCGTCGAGCAGCAGCTCACGGCCGAAAGCCCAGGTGACGGGGGCGTCGCCGGGCAGATGGAAGGTCATCCGGATCGCGTACGGATCGCACACTTCGTACCGGAGCTCCACCGGGATACGGAAAGAGAGCTCCTCGGAGACGAGGAAGCTCATCATGACCTCAGCTTGAACCGACTCGCGCATCGTTCAACCCCGCAGTAGATGAATCTGGCCAGGAATGATCCCCCATGGCCCTATTGACGCCATCGTGGTGCACGCGATAGCAGATCACAAGGAGTGATTTTTCAGATACTGATAGAGAACACGAACGAACGCAAGAGGCTGGCCACTTCGCCACGTAGTCGTTCGACTGCGGGGAGCAACCGTTCTTCCTGGTCGAGAGGTATCGAAATGGCCATCGCCGCAGCCGTGAATCCGGCCGCGATCGGGATGGCCGCGCAGACCGTCCCGAGGGCGTACTCCTGTCGCTCGATGACAGGTTCCATTCGCTCCAGCGACCGCAGCCGTTCAAGGAACGCCGGCCGGTCGCGTACGGAGTAGCGGGTCAGCGGACGCACCGGATGCCGGTCCAGGTGGTCCTCGCGAGCCCTCTCGTCGAGCTGGCTCAGCAGGCACTGGCCGATCGCGTGGGCGTGCCCGGTCTCCTGGAAGGCGGCCCACTCGTCCACCGCGGGCGCTGCCGGGGTGTCGGCGACCGCGACCAGTTCGATCTCACCGTCGCGGTAGACGGCGCAGTACACCGGGGCTCCGATGATGTCCCGCCAGCGGCCCAGTGACTGGGTCATCCGGCTACGCCGGTTATGCAGAGCGCCGTCGTCCACCAGCCGCTCGGCGGCGGCACCGACGAGGAAGACACCGTTCTCCCGGCGCAGATACCCCTCATGGGTGAGGGTGCGCAGCAGGTGGTAGGCGGTGGGCAGCGGGAGCCCCGCCTCCCGTGCGAGCTGTTTGGCCGGCGCCCCGTCGCGATGGGCGCCCACGGCCTCCAGCAGCCTCAGCGCCCGCTGTACCGATCCGATCAACGTCGGCACAGCGGTACTCGATGCCGTGGTCAACGGTCACCCCCACGCATGGTGACGGGCGGTCAGCCCGCCTGTGGAGGCCGCCCCCACATGTCTGCCGCAGGCCTGGATCCGGAGGCCGGATGCCGTGCCCACCACTGGTCAGGTGGTGACTGACGGTGTTCTCCCAGGTGGCGGCAGCGGACTTCCACTGTATCGGCAGCTCCCGAAGGGGTGGCTGTTTCGTCTTCCGCTTAGCTCAGCTGGGCTAACCGTCCGGCCTCCTCGCGCGGCTACCAGTCGCCGCGCGAGGAGGAGGACGACATGAACTTCCGCACGAGGAAAACGATCCCGCCGACCAGGACCACGAAGATCAGGACCTTGAAGAGCAGCCAGACGACGAAGCCGACCACGCTGGCGATCAGGCCGCCGAACACGACGATCGCGATGACGGGCACCGCGATCCACTTCACCCACCAGGGCATTCCCGCGAATATCTCCCGCACGGCCATCGTCCTACCTCGTCTCTGTGAGTTCCTGCTTCGATGCTAGAGGTGCGGAGGTGGTCGGCGGGGGCCTCGCAGCCCTTGAACTCCCCTGATCGAACCCTGAGGGATCCCCGAGAGACGGCTCCGCCTCCCGGTCCCCTCAGCCCTCGGGCGGCGAGAAGACCACCATCACCCTCAGGTCCTCGGTGATGTGGTGGAACTTGTGGGCCGTGCCGGCAGGGACATACACGACACTTCCTCTGCCCACCTGCGTGGTTTCCATGCCCACGGTGATCGACGCGCGCCCGCTGACGACCAGGTAGACCTCGTCCTGCTTGTGCGGCTGCTGCGGGTCGAGCTCACCGGCGTCCAGCGCGTACAGGCCGACAGACATGTTCCGTTCGCGTACGAACTGCAGATACGCGCCGTCGTTGGCGGCCCGTTCCGCTTCCAGCTCGTCCAGTCTGAATGCCTTCATGGCCTGTCCGTCCCTTGCCTCTGCCCAGCCGGTGTCCGCCACCGATCGTGTCTGCCACGATCAGACACATGAAGAATTTCGTAGTCAAGACGATCGCCAACGCGGGTGCGCTGGCAGTGGCCATCTGGCTGCTCCAGGACATCACGCTGACCGGCGGCAGCACCGGCCGCAAGATACTCACCCTGATCGTGGTCGCTCTGATCTTCGGCCTGGTCAATTTCTGTGTGAAGCCGGTCCTGAAGCTGCTCACACTGCCCCTCTTCATCCTCACGCTGGGGCTGTTCACCCTGGTGGTGAACGCACTGATGCTGATGCTGACCTCCTGGCTGGCCGACCAGTTCAATCTGAGCTTCCACGTCCACGGCTTCTGGACCGCCGTCCTCGGCGGACTGATCATCTCGATCGTTTCCTGGGCGCTGAACGTCGTCCTGCCCGACGAGGACTGACCCGCGTACACCTGGAACAGTGCAGGCAGAACCGGTGACGGACCGGGGAGAGCAGTGAGGACGCAGCATGAGCACCATGGGCGACGGAACCCGCGCGGTACGTGCCGGCCTGCCGGCACCGGAACAGTACGAACCGACTCTCCCCGGTCCGGTCTTCGCCGCGCACTTCCACCTCTCCGGCGACCCGACCGGCCCGTACACCTACGGCCGTGACACCAACCCGACCTGGACCCATCTGGAACGGGCCATCGGCGAGCTCGAAGCGCCGGGAGAGAGTGTCGAGACCACGGTCTTCGCCTCCGGAATGGCGGCGGTCTCGGCCGTGCTGCTGTCCCAGGCGCGCAGCGGTGACGTGATCGTGCTGCCCGACGACGGATACCAGGCACTCCCGTTGGTACGGGCGCAGCTGGAGGCCTACGGAGTCGAGGTGCGGACCGCCCCGACCGGGGGCGATGCCCAGCTGGCCGCCCTGGAGGGCGCCAGGCTCCTGTGGATCGAGACCCCGTCCAACCCCGGGCTCGACGTCTGCGACGTGCGGCGGCTCGTCGAGGCCGCGCACGCGGGCGGGACGCTGGTGGCCGTGGACAACACGCTCGCCACCCCGCTCGGCCAGCGCCCGCTGGAGCTGGGGGCCGACTTCTCGGTGGCCAGCGACACCAAGGGTATGACCGGGCACGGCGACATCCTGCTCGGCCACGTGGCCTGCCTCGATCCCGGGCTGGCGGCAGGGGTACGGCGCTGGCGCAAGGTGGTCGGCGCGATCCCCGGGCCGATGGAAGCCTGGCTCGCGCACCGCTCACTGGCCACCCTGGAACTGCGGATCGAGCGGCAGTGCGCGAACGCCCTCGCTCTGGCCGAGGCGCTCGCCGGGCATCGGGAGGTGACCGGACTGCGGTATCCCGGGCTGCCCACCGACCCCTCGCACCCGAACGCCGTGCGGCAGATGCGGCGTTTCGGCTCCGTGGTGTCGTTCGTGCTGGCCGACCGGGAGACCGCCGAGCGCTTCCTCTCGGCGCTCCGGCTGGCCGAGGACGCGACCAGCTTCGGCGGTGTGCGCTCCACCGCCGAGCGACGGGCCCGCTGGGGCGGCGACGCCGTGCCGGAAGGCTTCATCCGCTTCTCGGTCGGCGCCGAGAACCCGGCGGACCTGGTGGCCGACGTGGAACGGGCGCTGGCCGAGGCGGTCGACGGAGGCTGAGCGGCCTACCGGCGGCAGCCGGCGCGGTACGGACGGTCCGAGCCTCCCCCCTCGTGGCTCGGACCGTCCCGGCCCTCCGCTCTCTCCACGCGAAGAACCGCCTCGACAAGGCTAGTTGACTCTGCGTCAGTGTCCAATCACAGTAGCGGCAGCGGCCTATCGACATATTTATGGTTGTCCGGGCCCGACACGTCGCCACGGTGGGAGGGACAGGACATGGACCTGGCCCTGCTGCGCACGTTCGTCACCGTGCACCGGGCGGGTTCGTTCACCCGGGCCGCCGCACTCCTCGGCCTCTCCCAGCCGGCCGTGACGTCCCAGATACGCACCCTGGAGCGGCAGCTGGGCCGCCCGCTCTTCCTGCGCAGAGCCCGCGGTGTGACTCCCACCACTATCGGAGACGAACTCGCGCACCGGGCCGCTCCCCATCTGGACGCGCTGGTGGAGATCGCCGAGACGGAACTGGACGACGAGTCGGGCGTTCGGACGCTGCATCTGGCGGGTCCGCCGGAGTTCACCTCGCTACGGGCGCTGCCCGCGCTCACGCCACT
Protein-coding regions in this window:
- the thiC gene encoding phosphomethylpyrimidine synthase ThiC, which encodes MTTADARTPASNQSDEAGKSIGWHKGYVQGSRPDLRVPVRQVHLTNGKDVTLYDTSGPYTDPAIDTDVRRGLAPLRENWIIARGDTEEYAGRAARPEDDGLKHTSPRGGLRNLDAVFPGRPRQPRRSRDGRPVTQLGYARRGEITPEMEYVAIRENVAPEVVREEIAAGRAVLPANVNHPEIEPMIIGKRFLVKVNANIGNSAVTSSIEEEVDKMTWATKWGADTVMDLSTGRNIHTTREWVLRNSPVPIGTVPLYQALEKVDGRAEELTWEIYKDTVIEQAEQGVDYMTVHAGVRLPYVPLTARRKTGIVSRGGSIMAAWCLAHHKESFLYEHFEELCEILASYDVTYSLGDGLRPGSIADANDEAQFAELRTLGELNTVAKRFGVQTMIEGPGHVPMHKIKENIDLQQEICEEAPFYTLGPLTTDVAPAYDHITSGIGAAMIAWWGTAMLCYVTPKEHLGLPNRDDVKTGVITYRIAAHAADLAKGHPGAQEWDDALSDARFEFRWEDQFNLALDPDTAREFHDETLPAEPAKTAHFCSMCGPKFCSMKISHDIRREHGGSQSEIEAGMAEKSREFAAAGNRVYLPIAD
- a CDS encoding phage holin family protein, which produces MKNFVVKTIANAGALAVAIWLLQDITLTGGSTGRKILTLIVVALIFGLVNFCVKPVLKLLTLPLFILTLGLFTLVVNALMLMLTSWLADQFNLSFHVHGFWTAVLGGLIISIVSWALNVVLPDED
- a CDS encoding YibE/F family protein; the encoded protein is MTSPHIVPEQASHQHTHSHGPAAPVSTHLRKVIAAVLIPFAAAVVVGLVVLWPGGAPAHERTGVGFDRQTQQAKVVNIDKVDCKDLNAAQMPTSGETTPPTGDPATGGDGARLCEKATVEVTSGKDEGRTFIEVVQPDAPRQLRQGQAVVVSYAPDAPHDLQYSVTDVNRKFPMTLLAGIFAVAVVVVGRLRGVMALVALALSFAVLTLFILPAILQGSNPLLVAVVGAGAIMLIALYICHGLTARTSVAVIGTLISLLLIGLLGSLFIGWASLSGNTDDSTGLIHGLYPHIDMSGLLLAGVIIGSLGVLDDVTVTQTSAVWELHQADPTMNTKQLYRAGIRIGRDHIASVVNTLVLAYAGAALPLLLLFSIAQSSMGTVANSELVAEEIVRTLVGSIGLVASVPVTTALAALVVSADRTGLGAEAWASAPVRTGRGRRRRARS
- a CDS encoding SsgA family sporulation/cell division regulator — encoded protein: MRESVQAEVMMSFLVSEELSFRIPVELRYEVCDPYAIRMTFHLPGDAPVTWAFGRELLLDGLNSPSGDGDVHIGPTEPEGLCDVHIRLQVGADRALFRAGTAPLVAFLDRTDKLVPLGQECTLGDFEGNLEEALGRILAEEQNAG
- a CDS encoding IclR family transcriptional regulator, producing MTTASSTAVPTLIGSVQRALRLLEAVGAHRDGAPAKQLAREAGLPLPTAYHLLRTLTHEGYLRRENGVFLVGAAAERLVDDGALHNRRSRMTQSLGRWRDIIGAPVYCAVYRDGEIELVAVADTPAAPAVDEWAAFQETGHAHAIGQCLLSQLDERAREDHLDRHPVRPLTRYSVRDRPAFLERLRSLERMEPVIERQEYALGTVCAAIPIAAGFTAAAMAISIPLDQEERLLPAVERLRGEVASLLRSFVFSISI
- a CDS encoding cupin domain-containing protein; protein product: MKAFRLDELEAERAANDGAYLQFVRERNMSVGLYALDAGELDPQQPHKQDEVYLVVSGRASITVGMETTQVGRGSVVYVPAGTAHKFHHITEDLRVMVVFSPPEG
- a CDS encoding cystathionine gamma-lyase codes for the protein MSTMGDGTRAVRAGLPAPEQYEPTLPGPVFAAHFHLSGDPTGPYTYGRDTNPTWTHLERAIGELEAPGESVETTVFASGMAAVSAVLLSQARSGDVIVLPDDGYQALPLVRAQLEAYGVEVRTAPTGGDAQLAALEGARLLWIETPSNPGLDVCDVRRLVEAAHAGGTLVAVDNTLATPLGQRPLELGADFSVASDTKGMTGHGDILLGHVACLDPGLAAGVRRWRKVVGAIPGPMEAWLAHRSLATLELRIERQCANALALAEALAGHREVTGLRYPGLPTDPSHPNAVRQMRRFGSVVSFVLADRETAERFLSALRLAEDATSFGGVRSTAERRARWGGDAVPEGFIRFSVGAENPADLVADVERALAEAVDGG
- a CDS encoding DUF5326 family protein; this encodes MREIFAGMPWWVKWIAVPVIAIVVFGGLIASVVGFVVWLLFKVLIFVVLVGGIVFLVRKFMSSSSSRGDW